Proteins found in one Pyrus communis chromosome 15, drPyrComm1.1, whole genome shotgun sequence genomic segment:
- the LOC137717981 gene encoding uncharacterized protein gives MITRSNLAEQLREYQIRSKHDWASVSFFSSTSSTHTLSRVDVVLFVIWELVILAFLVFSAVSLYFRHMRLAFVLACIAMLLLLCIKVTKQVRLARKKKRRMLLPLSM, from the exons ATGATAACGCGATCGAATCTGGCGGAGCAGTTGAGAGAGTATCAGATTCGATCGAAGCATGACTGGgcctccgtctccttcttctcctccacctcctccactCATACTTTGTCAAG GGTGGATGTAGTGCTCTTTGTAATATGGGAACTGGTAATCCTAGCTTTCTTGGTTTTTTCGGCAGTTTCTTTATATTTTAGGCATATGCGACTTGCTTTTGTCTTAGCATGTATTGCAATGCTCTTGCTTTTGTGCATAAAAGTTACAAAGCAAGTGAGATTGGCTAGGAAAAAGAAACGGAGGATGCTTCTTCCATTATCTATGTAA
- the LOC137717547 gene encoding lysine-specific histone demethylase 1 homolog 1-like, whose amino-acid sequence METTDNPQNPSDNPPNDVVFDDSSPETDLTPSSSTPHENHSSENPSAPPQTTLEAPVSDSQDDSSEPILEGEDTLLDQQHLQNPIEPGPAEPGLPAKRRRRRKKFFTELNGSPSLAKNRRTDLNKDVDVEALIAISVGFPVDSLTEEEIEANVVPTIGGVEQANYIVVRNHILSRWRSNVSFWLTRELALESIRSEHKALVDSAYDFLVEHGYINFGLAPAVKDAKLRSFDGAERGNVVIVGAGLAGLVAARQLVFLGFKVVVLEGRSRPGGRVKTRKMVGEREGVEAAADLGGSVLTGINGNPLGVLARQLGLPLHKVRDICPLYLPDGKTVNSEMDSSIEASFNKLLDRVCKLRHAMIEEVKSVDVPLGTALEAFRRVYSVARDPQERMLLDWHLANLEYANASLMSNLSMAYWDQDDPYEMGGDHCFIPGGNETFVRSLAEGLPIFYERTVQSIRYGSDGVLVYANGQEFRGDMVLCTVPLGVLKKGSIEFVPQLPQRKKDAIQSIGFGLLNKVAILFPYNFWGGDIDTFGHLTEDPRMRGEFFLFYSYSSVSGGPLLVALVAGDAAIKFELMSPVESVNRVLDILRGIFNPKGIAVPEPIQAVCTRWGKDDFAYGSYSYVAVGSSGDDYDILAESIGDGRVFFAGEATNKQYPATMHGAFLSGMREAANILRVAKKRSIIPLEKPSNVGDEMDDLNKLFDTPDVRCGSFSVLFDPRSNEFDSANSLLRVKFGVGNMEVGSRLSLCLYGLISRNQAMKLSEVEGDGNKMRMINVEFGVRLVGRKGLSGAGESLISYIKTAKSKPNVDGGVQV is encoded by the coding sequence ATGGAAACAACGGACAACCCCCAAAACCCCTCCGATAATCCCCCTAACGACGTCGTCTTCGATGACTCGTCGCCGGAAACCGACCTCACTCCCTCAAGCTCGACCCCTCACGAAAACCACTCGTCGGAAAACCCGTCGGCACCTCCCCAAACGACTCTCGAAGCCCCCGTTTCGGACTCTCAAGATGACTCATCCGAGCCCATTCTCGAAGGCGAAGACACCCTTCTCGATCAACAGCACCTCCAAAACCCTATCGAACCGGGCCCAGCTGAACCCGGTCTGCCAGCGAAGAGACGCCGTCGCAGGAAGAAGTTCTTCACGGAGCTCAATGGCTCTCCATCGTTGGCCAAGAACCGCCGCACCGACCTTAACAAAGACGTAGACGTCGAAGCCCTAATCGCAATCTCAGTGGGGTTTCCGGTCGACTCACTCACTGAGGAGGAAATTGAGGCCAACGTGGTCCCCACCATCGGCGGCGTTGAGCAAGCCAACTATATCGTCGTGAGGAACCACATTCTGTCTCGGTGGAGGTCAAATGTGTCTTTCTGGTTAACCCGGGAGCTGGCGCTGGAGTCGATTCGCTCGGAGCACAAAGCCCTGGTCGACTCAGCTTACGACTTTCTGGTGGAGCACGGCTACATCAACTTCGGGCTTGCACCGGCGGTGAAAGATGCAAAATTGAGGTCGTTTGACGGGGCCGAGAGGGGCAATGTGGTCATTGTGGGGGCTGGCTTGGCGGGTTTGGTGGCGGCGAGGCAATTGGTGTTTTTGGGCTTCAAAGTTGTGGTCTTGGAAGGTAGAAGCAGGCCTGGTGGTCGCGTGAAGACGAGGAAGATGGTGGGCGAGCGCGAGGGAGTGGAGGCTGCAGCGGATCTCGGGGGAAGTGTTCTCACCGGAATCAATGGAAACCCGCTCGGAGTTTTAGCTAGGCAACTGGGTTTGCCTCTTCATAAGGTGAGGGATATTTGCCCGCTCTATTTACCAGATGGGAAAACTGTGAATTCTGAGATGGATTCTAGTATAGAGGCTTCTTTTAATAAGTTGTTAGATAGAGTTTGTAAGCTTAGGCACGCAATGATTGAAGAAGTTAAGTCCGTAGATGTTCCATTAGGGACTGCGTTGGAAGCTTTTCGACGCGTTTATAGTGTTGCACGAGACCCGCAGGAGAGAATGCTCTTGGACTGGCATCTTGCTAATTTGGAATATGCTAATGCTTCCTTGATGTCCAATTTGTCCATGGCCTATTGGGATCAGGATGATCCCTATGAGATGGGAGGTGACCATTGTTTTATCCCGGGAGGCAATGAGACTTTTGTGCGGTCCCTTGCAGAGGGCCTTCCAATCTTCTATGAAAGGACTGTGCAGAGTATTCGGTACGGTTCTGATGGGGTTTTGGTTTATGCAAACGGGCAGGAGTTTCGTGGGGACATGGTTCTTTGCACAGTCCCATTAGGCGTGCTTAAGAAGGGTTCCATTGAATTTGTCCCTCAGCTTCCACAAAGGAAGAAGGATGCAATTCAGAGTATAGGATTTGGATTACTGAATAAGGTTGCCATATTGTTCCCTTATAACTTCTGGGGTGGAGATATTGATACTTTTGGGCATTTGACTGAGGATCCGAGAATGAGAGGCGAGTTCTTTCTGTTTTATAGCTACTCTTCTGTATCAGGAGGGCCTCTTCTGGTTGCTCTTGTGGCTGGAGATGCTGCAATTAAGTTTGAGTTGATGTCTCCTGTTGAGTCTGTGAATAGGGTGTTGGACATATTAAGGGGTATTTTCAACCCGAAAGGGATTGCTGTTCCGGAACCTATTCAGGCAGTGTGCACTCGGTGGGGGAAGGACGACTTTGCATACGGTTCGTATTCTTACGTTGCAGTAGGTTCTTCAGGAGATGATTATGATATTCTGGCAGAGAGTATTGGGGATGGGAGAGTGTTCTTTGCTGGGGAGGCCACTAACAAGCAGTATCCGGCAACAATGCATGGAGCTTTTCTGAGTGGGATGAGAGAGGCTGCTAACATACTGAGAGTAGCCAAAAAGCGGTCAATTATCCCGTTGGAAAAACCAAGTAATGTTGGTGATGAAATGGACGATTTGAATAAGTTATTTGACACCCCCGACGTAAGATGTGGGAGCTTCTCCGTTTTGTTTGATCCTCGGTCAAATGAGTTTGATTCTGCCAACTCGCTGTTGAGGGTGAAATTTGGAGTGGGAAATATGGAGGTGGGATCACGTCTCTCTCTTTGTCTGTATGGCTTGATTTCGAGGAATCAGGCAATGAAGTTGAGTGAGGTAGAGGGTGATGGGAACAAGATGAGAATGATAAATGTGGAATTTGGGGTGAGGTTGGTTGGGAGGAAAGGTTTAAGTGGTGCTGGGGAATCTCTAATAAGCTACATTAAGACagcaaaatcaaaacccaacgTAGACGGAGGAGTTCAAGTATGA